The following are encoded together in the Pedobacter sp. D749 genome:
- a CDS encoding endo-1,4-beta-xylanase, with product MRKPNIIPYLAVLLLATGVVFSAYKSQEVNAKGLKDYYQKYFPIGVAITPWDLSGNNRNLILNQFNSITAENAMKMGPIHPMENTYNWKMADSIAAFARINGLKLRGHCLVWHKQTPNWLFKGEDGNMVSKEILLKRIQEHINTVVNRYKKDIYAWDVVNEVIADDSAYFRKSPLYQIAGEDFVEMAFRYAHQADPKAQLFYNDYNTEQPLKRDKIYRMLKGLLAKGVPIHGVGLQGHWSINNPSRSELEKSIALFSSLGLKVQITELDVSVYSGNQGGRLIKGNASSEVEPFTPEMEEKQLSQYKMIFEVLRKYKANITGVTFWNLSDRYSWLDNRGPKNYPLLFDKNLMPKKAFFEVIKF from the coding sequence ATGAGAAAACCAAATATCATCCCCTACCTGGCCGTCTTACTCTTGGCTACCGGAGTAGTTTTTAGCGCATATAAAAGCCAGGAAGTTAATGCCAAAGGACTGAAAGACTACTACCAAAAATATTTCCCCATAGGAGTAGCTATTACGCCATGGGATCTTAGTGGAAATAACCGGAATTTGATTCTTAACCAGTTCAACAGCATCACAGCTGAAAATGCAATGAAAATGGGCCCTATTCATCCCATGGAAAATACCTACAACTGGAAAATGGCAGATTCTATAGCCGCTTTTGCCAGGATTAATGGTTTAAAGCTACGTGGCCATTGCCTGGTATGGCACAAGCAAACGCCAAACTGGTTGTTTAAAGGCGAAGACGGAAATATGGTTTCGAAAGAAATTTTATTAAAAAGAATCCAGGAGCACATCAATACAGTGGTAAACAGGTATAAGAAAGACATTTACGCCTGGGACGTCGTAAATGAAGTGATTGCAGACGATTCTGCTTATTTCAGGAAATCGCCGCTTTACCAGATCGCAGGTGAGGATTTTGTAGAAATGGCGTTCAGGTATGCCCACCAGGCCGACCCAAAGGCCCAACTGTTTTACAACGATTACAATACAGAACAGCCATTAAAACGTGATAAAATTTACAGAATGCTTAAGGGGCTGTTGGCTAAGGGCGTTCCAATACATGGCGTTGGCCTCCAGGGGCACTGGTCGATAAACAACCCTAGCCGTTCTGAACTGGAAAAATCCATTGCACTATTTTCGTCGCTTGGACTTAAAGTTCAAATCACCGAGCTTGATGTATCGGTTTATAGCGGCAACCAGGGCGGACGGTTAATCAAGGGCAATGCAAGCAGCGAAGTTGAACCATTTACTCCGGAAATGGAAGAAAAGCAACTCAGCCAATATAAAATGATTTTTGAAGTGCTGCGCAAATACAAAGCCAACATTACGGGGGTCACCTTCTGGAATTTATCAGACAGGTACAGCTGGCTGGACAATCGCGGACCTAAGAACTATCCGCTGTTGTTCGATAAAAATCTAATGCCTAAAAAAGCATTTTTCGAGGTGATAAAATTCTAA